A window of Costertonia aggregata contains these coding sequences:
- a CDS encoding anthranilate synthase component II, protein MKKILVIDNYDSFTYNLVHYLEDLDCEVIVKRNNQLTLGEVEAFDKIVLSPGPGIPDEAGLLKEIIARHAPTKSIFGVCLGQQAIGEVFGGSLINLDEVYHGIATKINIVKDDILFEGMPKEIEVGRYHSWVVHPELPEVLEATSFDENGQVMSLRHREYDVSAVQFHPESVLTPEGRKILENWLKK, encoded by the coding sequence ATAGATAACTACGATAGTTTCACGTATAATCTAGTCCATTATTTAGAGGATTTAGATTGCGAAGTAATCGTAAAACGAAATAACCAATTGACGTTGGGTGAAGTCGAAGCTTTCGATAAAATCGTACTCTCCCCCGGACCCGGAATTCCTGATGAGGCTGGACTTCTGAAAGAAATCATCGCAAGACACGCCCCAACCAAAAGTATTTTTGGCGTCTGTTTGGGACAGCAGGCTATTGGGGAAGTTTTTGGTGGTTCTCTCATAAATTTAGATGAAGTATATCATGGTATTGCCACAAAAATAAACATTGTAAAAGATGATATTTTGTTTGAAGGAATGCCTAAGGAAATCGAAGTAGGCAGATACCACTCATGGGTTGTACATCCTGAACTTCCAGAAGTTTTGGAGGCCACTTCTTTTGATGAAAACGGACAAGTAATGTCACTAAGACATAGAGAATATGATGTTAGTGCCGTGCAATTTCACCCAGAATCTGTTTTAACTCCTGAAGGGAGAAAGATTCTTGAAAACTGGTTAAAAAAATGA
- the trpD gene encoding anthranilate phosphoribosyltransferase, producing the protein MKETLNKLINYDILSKEDAKQILVNIAKGDYNTSQIAAFLTVYMMRSITIEELEGFRDALLELCLAVDLSAYNPIDLCGTGGDGKDTFNISTLASFVTAGAGVKVTKHGNYGVSSKCGSSNVMEFLGIKFSNKTDFLEKSINEAGICVLHAPLFHPAMKNVAPIRRELRVKTFFNMLGPMVNPAFPKNQMVGVFNLELARMYGYLYQNTDKNFTVLHALDGYDEISLTGNTKTISNHSEGMITPADFGVASIEQSEIMGGDSIEESAQIFMNVLQGKGTEAQNNVVCANAGVAISTVENTSVKDGFDMAKESLLSGNGLKALKKLQELSR; encoded by the coding sequence ATGAAAGAAACACTCAACAAATTAATCAACTACGACATCCTCTCAAAAGAAGATGCAAAACAGATATTGGTCAATATTGCCAAAGGTGATTATAACACCAGTCAAATCGCAGCCTTTTTGACCGTCTACATGATGCGAAGTATCACTATCGAAGAGTTGGAAGGTTTTCGTGATGCCCTTTTAGAGTTATGTTTAGCGGTGGACTTATCGGCATACAATCCCATAGATTTATGTGGTACGGGCGGTGACGGCAAAGACACTTTCAATATCTCGACTTTGGCTTCTTTTGTAACTGCGGGTGCCGGGGTAAAAGTAACCAAACATGGTAATTACGGAGTTTCCTCAAAATGTGGAAGTAGTAATGTGATGGAATTCCTAGGTATAAAATTCAGCAATAAGACAGACTTTCTGGAGAAGTCCATTAATGAAGCGGGAATCTGTGTTTTGCACGCTCCCCTCTTCCATCCTGCGATGAAAAATGTGGCACCTATCCGACGGGAATTAAGGGTAAAGACCTTTTTTAATATGCTCGGGCCGATGGTGAATCCCGCTTTCCCGAAGAACCAAATGGTCGGTGTTTTTAATCTGGAATTAGCACGCATGTACGGTTACCTGTATCAAAACACCGATAAGAATTTTACCGTGCTCCACGCCTTAGATGGCTACGATGAAATATCATTGACAGGCAATACAAAAACAATTTCCAACCATTCCGAAGGAATGATTACGCCTGCTGATTTCGGAGTAGCATCCATCGAGCAGTCTGAAATTATGGGTGGAGATAGTATCGAAGAATCCGCCCAAATTTTTATGAATGTCTTGCAGGGAAAAGGAACGGAAGCTCAAAACAACGTAGTCTGTGCTAACGCGGGAGTTGCAATTTCGACCGTTGAGAACACAAGTGTAAAAGACGGCTTTGATATGGCTAAGGAATCGTTATTAAGCGGAAACGGGTTAAAAGCTTTAAAAAAATTACAAGAGTTGAGTAGATGA
- the trpC gene encoding indole-3-glycerol phosphate synthase TrpC yields the protein MNILDKIVADKYKEVNLKKSLIPIHQLESSVLFNRTTFSLANALRNSQTGIIAEHKRRSPSKGTINQDTNVGQVARGYKKAGVCGMSVLTDIKYFGGSLEDLLLARACVQMPLLRKEFIIDEYQILEAKAHGADVILLIAAVLSKEEIKTFSELAKSLGLDVLLEVHNEEELQKSIMPSLDMLGVNNRNLKTFEVSLETSKTLSKLIPDDFVKVSESGISSIEAIQDLKPYGYQGFLIGENFMKTDNPGKSALEFIQKLK from the coding sequence ATGAACATTTTAGACAAAATAGTAGCTGACAAGTACAAAGAAGTCAATTTGAAAAAATCGCTTATCCCGATCCATCAATTGGAAAGTTCTGTCTTGTTTAATAGAACTACTTTCTCATTGGCCAATGCCCTGCGAAATAGCCAAACCGGAATCATCGCCGAACACAAAAGGCGCTCCCCGTCCAAAGGTACCATCAATCAAGATACCAATGTTGGTCAGGTCGCGAGAGGCTACAAAAAAGCAGGTGTATGCGGAATGAGTGTTCTTACTGATATCAAATATTTTGGGGGCTCATTAGAGGATTTGCTTTTGGCTAGAGCTTGTGTTCAAATGCCGCTGCTACGAAAAGAGTTTATCATTGATGAATATCAAATTCTAGAAGCGAAAGCTCATGGTGCAGATGTGATTTTGCTCATCGCTGCAGTTTTGTCCAAAGAAGAAATAAAGACCTTTTCCGAATTGGCCAAAAGCTTAGGTTTGGATGTTTTATTGGAAGTTCATAACGAAGAGGAATTGCAAAAATCCATCATGCCCAGTTTGGACATGTTGGGCGTGAATAATCGAAACCTAAAGACTTTCGAAGTGAGTTTGGAAACCAGCAAAACACTGTCAAAATTGATTCCGGATGACTTTGTGAAAGTTTCTGAAAGCGGAATCAGCTCTATTGAAGCAATACAAGATTTAAAACCATATGGTTATCAAGGGTTTTTAATTGGAGAGAACTTTATGAAAACAGATAATCCGGGGAAAAGTGCCCTGGAGTTCATTCAAAAATTAAAGTAA
- a CDS encoding phosphoribosylanthranilate isomerase, whose protein sequence is MDYYYTNKDEMPGTKDLVELQLKVCGMNKNTSEVAALRPDYLGFIFWEPSKRYFEGDLPSIPHGVKKVGVFVDESIAQIAEKVKKYGLLLVQLHGNESPAFCNQLKKQIPQIKIIKVFSIKDDFDFGQLHQFEDVCDFYLFDTKGKLPGGNGYAFNWSVLKNYPSTKPYFLSGGIGLEEIDAIKTFMKQPESQYCYVIDVNSKFEDEPGMKNIQKLKEFKKTLSRS, encoded by the coding sequence ATGGACTATTATTATACCAATAAAGACGAAATGCCTGGCACCAAAGATTTGGTTGAGCTACAGCTCAAAGTCTGTGGTATGAATAAGAATACCTCCGAAGTCGCTGCCTTAAGACCGGATTATTTAGGCTTTATTTTTTGGGAACCGTCCAAGCGTTATTTTGAAGGTGATTTACCTTCGATACCACATGGGGTCAAGAAAGTGGGTGTTTTTGTTGACGAAAGTATAGCTCAAATCGCAGAAAAAGTAAAAAAATACGGCCTCTTATTGGTGCAGTTACACGGAAACGAAAGTCCGGCTTTTTGTAACCAGTTAAAGAAACAAATCCCGCAAATTAAAATCATCAAAGTATTTTCAATCAAGGATGATTTCGATTTTGGTCAATTACATCAATTTGAAGATGTGTGTGATTTCTATTTATTCGATACCAAAGGAAAACTTCCGGGAGGAAACGGTTATGCTTTTAATTGGTCAGTTTTAAAGAATTATCCATCAACAAAGCCCTATTTTTTAAGTGGCGGTATCGGATTGGAAGAAATCGATGCTATCAAAACCTTTATGAAGCAACCAGAATCTCAGTACTGTTATGTCATTGATGTGAACAGTAAATTTGAAGATGAGCCCGGAATGAAGAATATTCAAAAGTTAAAAGAATTCAAAAAGACCCTAAGTCGGAGTTAA
- the trpB gene encoding tryptophan synthase subunit beta: MKNEAIKSSPFGGVGGFHADEKGYYGEFGGAFIPEMLYPNVEELRQKYLEIMYEESFQKKFHQLLKDYVGRPSPLYFAKRLSEKHGCKIYLKREDLNHTGAHKVNNTIGQILMAKKLGKTRIIAETGAGQHGVATATVCALMGMECIVYMGEIDIARQAPNVARMKMLGAEVRPALSGSRTLKDATNEAIRDWINNPVDTHYIIGSAIGPHPYPDMVTRFQSVISEEIKWQLKEKEGRENPDYVVACIGGGSNAAGTYYHFLDEPEVGIIAVEAAGKGIDTGESAATSALGKVGIIHGCKTMLMQTLDGQITEPYSISAGLDYPGVGPMHSHLYKSGRAEFYSATDDEAMTAGLELSQLEGIIPAIETGHAFAIFAHKKFKSDDVVVIGLSGRGDKDLNTYIDYFKL, translated from the coding sequence ATGAAAAACGAGGCAATCAAAAGTTCCCCATTTGGTGGCGTAGGGGGCTTTCACGCAGACGAAAAAGGATATTATGGAGAATTTGGGGGAGCCTTTATTCCGGAAATGCTCTATCCGAACGTAGAAGAGTTACGCCAGAAATATTTGGAAATCATGTATGAGGAGTCCTTTCAAAAGAAGTTCCATCAACTTCTCAAAGATTATGTTGGCCGACCTTCGCCGCTTTATTTCGCAAAACGGCTTTCTGAAAAACACGGATGCAAAATCTATCTAAAACGAGAAGATTTAAACCATACCGGAGCGCACAAAGTCAACAATACTATTGGTCAAATTCTAATGGCCAAGAAATTAGGTAAAACTCGAATTATTGCCGAAACAGGTGCCGGACAACACGGCGTTGCAACGGCAACGGTCTGTGCTTTGATGGGAATGGAATGTATCGTATATATGGGCGAAATCGATATTGCCCGTCAAGCGCCCAATGTAGCGCGAATGAAGATGTTGGGTGCCGAAGTACGCCCAGCACTTTCCGGAAGCCGAACGCTGAAAGACGCTACGAATGAAGCCATTCGTGATTGGATAAATAATCCTGTAGACACGCATTATATTATCGGCTCCGCCATCGGACCACACCCCTATCCTGATATGGTGACACGTTTTCAATCGGTCATCTCTGAAGAAATCAAATGGCAATTGAAGGAAAAAGAGGGGCGTGAAAATCCGGATTATGTGGTGGCCTGTATTGGTGGCGGAAGTAATGCTGCGGGTACGTATTATCACTTTTTGGACGAACCTGAAGTGGGAATTATTGCCGTAGAAGCGGCCGGGAAAGGAATTGACACTGGAGAAAGTGCAGCAACCTCGGCCTTAGGAAAAGTAGGGATTATCCATGGCTGTAAAACCATGCTGATGCAAACCTTAGACGGACAAATCACCGAGCCCTATTCCATTTCTGCAGGCTTGGATTACCCGGGAGTAGGCCCCATGCATTCGCATTTGTATAAGTCAGGAAGAGCAGAATTCTATTCAGCAACCGATGACGAGGCAATGACGGCGGGTCTGGAGCTTTCGCAACTGGAAGGCATTATTCCTGCGATAGAAACAGGACACGCATTTGCCATTTTCGCACATAAAAAATTCAAGTCAGATGATGTTGTGGTCATCGGTCTTTCAGGGCGTGGGGACAAGGATTTGAACACGTATATTGACTATTTCAAGCTCTAA
- the trpA gene encoding tryptophan synthase subunit alpha: MNRINQKLKENKKLLSIYFTAGYPALNDTVKIIEDLEKNGVDMIEIGLPFSDPLADGPTIQNSSTAALKNGMTTEKLFEQLKDIRKTVAIPLIVMGYFNPMLQYGVEAFCKKCHEIGIDGIIMPDLPLDVYQADYEAVFKKYGLINVFLITPQTSDERIHQIDEAADGFIYMVSSASVTGSKAGFGDTQTEYFERIASMNLKNPQIVGFGIKDAETFQTATKNTKGAIIGSAFIKHLTANGINYVSNFVKKIR, translated from the coding sequence ATGAACAGAATAAACCAAAAACTCAAAGAGAATAAAAAACTCCTCTCCATCTATTTCACAGCGGGTTATCCCGCACTGAACGATACCGTCAAAATCATCGAAGATCTAGAGAAAAACGGAGTCGATATGATTGAAATCGGCCTGCCTTTTAGCGACCCTCTTGCCGACGGACCGACCATTCAAAACAGCTCGACCGCAGCCCTGAAAAACGGGATGACCACAGAAAAACTCTTTGAACAATTAAAAGACATTCGTAAAACGGTTGCCATTCCTCTGATTGTTATGGGGTATTTTAACCCAATGTTACAGTATGGTGTGGAAGCTTTTTGCAAAAAATGCCATGAAATTGGTATTGACGGCATTATCATGCCCGATTTACCCTTAGATGTCTATCAGGCCGATTACGAAGCGGTTTTTAAGAAATACGGACTTATAAACGTTTTCTTGATTACGCCACAAACAAGTGACGAAAGAATCCACCAAATCGATGAAGCCGCTGATGGGTTTATCTACATGGTAAGCTCCGCAAGCGTGACAGGTTCAAAAGCTGGGTTTGGAGATACGCAGACCGAATACTTTGAACGCATCGCTTCCATGAATCTGAAAAACCCTCAAATCGTGGGGTTCGGAATAAAGGATGCTGAAACCTTTCAAACCGCTACAAAAAATACTAAGGGTGCCATTATCGGTTCTGCCTTTATCAAACATTTGACAGCGAACGGAATTAATTACGTTTCCAATTTTGTCAAAAAGATTCGGTAG
- a CDS encoding M20/M25/M40 family metallo-hydrolase has translation MKYISVFLALFISTFCIAQDSIQLKSQVRHTIDELRDFIKIPNDALDHADINRNLTWLTKKFNERGFNTSVLPTEGESLFFATLPIQDGKPTILFYMHFDGQSVDPSKWNQPNPYEVVLKSRDGDTWKDESFDDLNNDIDYDWRLFGRSTSDDKGPIVMFLNTIDLLKKNAVELPYNVKVILDSEEEKSSKPLPKAVREYRELLKADFLVINDGPVHASGEPTIVYGCRGITTLSLTTFGPIKPQHSGHYGNYAPNPGFQLAHTLASMKDNDGKVLISGYYDGISIDDKTMAILRDVPDNTENINGNLAIKTPEKVGAFYQEALQYPSLNIRGLGSGWIGQKARTIVPATATAELDLRLVPESDGTRLKKLVKKHIETQGFHITSDVPTKEERMVHDKIMMVIEGPVTDAFRTDLNDTYGTFLVNTLNKTFNEDVVQIRIMGGTVPIAPFINELKIPAFIVPMVNPDNNQHSPNENLRIGQIAYGIQAFYGILSTQIN, from the coding sequence ATGAAATATATTTCTGTTTTTCTAGCCCTGTTCATTTCAACCTTTTGTATTGCGCAAGATTCCATACAACTAAAATCTCAAGTAAGGCATACGATTGATGAATTAAGGGATTTTATCAAAATCCCCAATGATGCCTTAGATCATGCGGATATCAACAGAAATCTAACGTGGTTGACCAAAAAATTCAACGAAAGGGGTTTTAATACATCGGTATTGCCTACTGAGGGGGAGTCCCTTTTTTTTGCAACGCTTCCTATACAAGATGGCAAACCTACCATTCTTTTTTATATGCATTTTGATGGCCAGTCCGTAGACCCTTCCAAATGGAATCAACCCAATCCGTATGAGGTAGTTTTAAAATCAAGGGATGGGGATACTTGGAAAGATGAATCATTTGATGACCTCAACAATGATATCGATTATGATTGGCGTTTGTTTGGTAGGTCAACATCGGACGACAAAGGCCCCATAGTCATGTTTTTGAACACTATTGACCTGCTAAAAAAAAATGCCGTTGAACTACCATACAATGTGAAAGTAATACTGGATAGTGAAGAGGAAAAAAGCAGCAAGCCCTTGCCAAAAGCCGTAAGAGAATATCGTGAACTTTTAAAAGCTGATTTTTTGGTAATCAATGATGGACCTGTACACGCATCTGGCGAACCCACTATCGTGTATGGGTGTCGCGGCATCACCACTTTGTCGTTGACCACTTTTGGGCCCATAAAACCACAGCATAGTGGGCACTACGGCAACTATGCTCCCAACCCAGGGTTTCAGTTGGCACATACATTGGCGAGCATGAAAGATAATGACGGTAAAGTCTTGATAAGCGGTTATTATGATGGTATTTCCATAGACGACAAGACCATGGCCATTTTAAGGGATGTCCCAGATAATACCGAAAATATAAATGGTAATCTAGCGATAAAAACACCCGAAAAAGTAGGTGCTTTTTACCAAGAAGCACTTCAGTACCCCTCCTTGAACATAAGGGGCTTGGGCTCGGGATGGATTGGACAAAAAGCACGTACGATAGTACCTGCAACAGCCACAGCCGAATTAGATTTGAGACTGGTACCCGAATCCGATGGTACGAGATTAAAAAAATTGGTAAAAAAACATATTGAAACGCAGGGATTTCATATTACTAGCGACGTTCCAACAAAAGAAGAACGTATGGTACACGACAAGATTATGATGGTCATAGAGGGTCCGGTAACCGATGCATTTAGAACTGACCTTAACGATACCTACGGTACCTTCCTGGTCAATACCCTAAATAAAACTTTCAATGAAGACGTTGTACAAATACGTATTATGGGCGGTACGGTACCCATTGCACCGTTTATAAACGAATTGAAAATTCCGGCTTTTATTGTTCCCATGGTAAATCCGGACAACAATCAACATAGCCCAAACGAAAATCTAAGAATCGGACAGATAGCGTACGGAATCCAAGCATTTTATGGAATTTTGAGCACGCAAATCAACTAA
- a CDS encoding phosphoenolpyruvate carboxylase: MQQLKRLEEFKKSVNNKFNVYNSLFLNLPYRNIENVGMIIPLMLDQCQKGLKSGKNPKEILDSFFDNFIDITSEEEKIDFMFRIIQYVERQVVLYDSVEDAAFPKLHEHSSSLSIKDYFQLVDKNKSWDKIADKLSTFSARIVLTAHPTQFYTPAILDIIANLRSLILEDKIDEIDVALQQLGLTSLINAKKPTPLDEAKNIIYILRNVYYDAIGDLYSYIKGNINNGDFNNHDIVKLGFWPGGDRDGNPYVTADITNKVADELRVTLMKCYYNDLKRLQQKLTFKDVQVPVAELRENLYTAMFDTNKMVGYDAILNPLLTIRGLLINKYHELYLNELDALIDKVKIFKTHFATLDIRQDHSKHTLVVKNVLKKNGIISDTLDELPENELIDILLHKEFQLSPEDYDEDIVKDTIKNILQLKRIQEKNGEEGCNRYIISNSEDIFAVLFVYGLFKWCGWKAEEITFDIVPLFETMKGMDGSEAIMQFLFDLPEYRDHLKRRKDKQTIMLGFSDGTKDGGYLKANWSILKTKETLSTVCTKNQIDAIFFDGRGGPPARGGGKTHRFYAAQTKDIANNEIQLTIQGQTITSTYGTKEQFKYNCEQMLTAGLSNNIFGKENVITPEQRSLVEELSELSFAKYDALKHHDKFMSYLEDMSTLKYYTKANIGSRPGKRGNKAKLELTDLRAISFVGSWSQLKQNVPGYFGMGTAIKTLKDTGRINEVKALYNEIPFFKALMMNSMMSLAKCYFELTSYMKENKEYGEFWSILYEEYQLSKEMLLEISGMDILMEKEVVSRESVKIRESIVLPLLVIQQYALQKIGQKTKHKELYEKIVTRSLYGNINASRNSA; encoded by the coding sequence ATGCAGCAACTAAAGAGGTTAGAGGAGTTTAAAAAATCGGTCAATAACAAGTTTAACGTATACAATAGCTTGTTTTTGAATTTACCGTATCGCAACATTGAAAATGTAGGGATGATCATCCCGTTAATGCTGGATCAATGTCAAAAGGGTTTAAAGTCGGGAAAAAATCCAAAAGAAATATTGGATTCCTTTTTCGATAATTTTATCGATATCACTTCAGAAGAGGAAAAAATCGATTTCATGTTTCGTATCATCCAGTACGTAGAGAGACAAGTGGTACTGTACGATAGTGTAGAAGATGCCGCTTTTCCCAAACTGCACGAGCATAGTAGCTCATTGTCAATCAAAGATTATTTTCAATTGGTAGATAAAAATAAGAGTTGGGACAAGATTGCGGACAAACTTTCAACATTCAGTGCCCGTATTGTACTTACCGCACACCCGACCCAATTTTATACACCTGCCATTTTGGATATCATTGCCAATCTAAGATCGTTGATCTTGGAGGATAAGATTGATGAGATAGACGTTGCTTTGCAACAGTTGGGCCTGACCTCTTTGATAAATGCCAAAAAACCAACACCTTTAGATGAGGCCAAGAATATTATCTACATCCTTAGAAATGTGTATTACGATGCCATTGGTGATTTGTACAGCTATATTAAAGGTAATATCAATAACGGGGATTTCAATAATCATGATATTGTGAAATTGGGTTTTTGGCCAGGTGGTGATAGGGACGGTAACCCCTATGTAACAGCCGATATTACGAACAAAGTAGCCGACGAACTGCGGGTGACCTTAATGAAATGTTACTACAATGATTTAAAAAGACTACAGCAAAAACTTACCTTTAAAGACGTTCAGGTGCCCGTAGCAGAACTCCGGGAGAATTTGTACACGGCCATGTTCGATACCAATAAGATGGTAGGGTACGATGCCATTTTGAACCCATTGTTAACCATAAGGGGCTTGTTGATCAATAAATATCACGAGCTTTATCTTAATGAACTCGATGCGCTCATTGATAAGGTGAAAATCTTCAAGACCCATTTCGCGACCTTGGACATTCGTCAAGACCATAGCAAACATACATTGGTTGTAAAAAATGTCCTGAAAAAAAACGGTATCATCTCCGACACTTTGGATGAGCTTCCCGAAAACGAACTTATAGATATTCTTTTGCACAAAGAATTTCAATTAAGCCCCGAAGACTATGATGAAGATATTGTAAAGGATACCATAAAGAATATATTGCAGTTAAAGCGTATCCAGGAAAAAAACGGGGAAGAAGGTTGCAACCGCTACATCATCAGTAATTCCGAGGATATCTTTGCCGTATTGTTCGTTTACGGATTGTTCAAATGGTGTGGATGGAAGGCAGAAGAAATCACGTTTGATATTGTTCCCCTTTTTGAAACCATGAAAGGGATGGATGGTTCGGAAGCTATAATGCAATTTCTTTTTGATTTGCCTGAATACCGTGACCATTTAAAACGGAGAAAGGACAAACAGACGATAATGCTCGGTTTTTCGGATGGAACCAAAGATGGTGGGTATTTAAAGGCTAACTGGTCTATCTTAAAAACAAAGGAGACTCTTTCTACGGTTTGTACCAAGAATCAAATAGATGCCATTTTTTTTGATGGTCGCGGTGGTCCCCCGGCACGTGGCGGTGGTAAAACACATCGTTTTTATGCGGCGCAGACCAAGGATATAGCCAATAATGAAATTCAATTGACCATTCAAGGGCAAACCATTACCAGCACTTATGGTACCAAAGAACAATTTAAATATAACTGCGAGCAAATGTTGACCGCAGGTCTTTCCAATAACATTTTTGGCAAGGAAAACGTGATTACCCCCGAACAGAGAAGTCTGGTGGAGGAATTATCGGAACTTAGCTTTGCCAAGTACGATGCCTTAAAACATCACGATAAATTCATGTCCTACCTAGAGGATATGAGCACCTTAAAATACTATACAAAAGCCAATATAGGTAGCCGACCGGGAAAACGAGGCAATAAAGCCAAGCTAGAACTGACAGATCTAAGAGCTATTTCATTTGTAGGCTCATGGAGCCAGTTAAAACAAAACGTGCCTGGATATTTTGGTATGGGTACTGCCATTAAAACCTTAAAGGACACAGGTAGGATCAACGAGGTAAAGGCTCTGTATAACGAGATACCCTTTTTTAAGGCGCTAATGATGAACAGCATGATGTCGTTGGCCAAATGCTACTTTGAATTGACGAGCTACATGAAAGAAAATAAGGAGTATGGAGAGTTTTGGTCCATTCTTTATGAAGAATATCAACTTTCCAAAGAAATGCTCTTGGAAATCTCTGGGATGGATATTTTGATGGAAAAAGAGGTAGTGTCCCGGGAATCAGTAAAAATAAGGGAAAGCATTGTACTGCCATTACTGGTCATTCAGCAATATGCCCTTCAGAAAATAGGTCAAAAAACAAAACATAAAGAACTGTACGAGAAAATAGTTACCCGTTCGTTATATGGCAATATCAATGCCAGTAGAAATTCTGCATAG
- a CDS encoding uracil-DNA glycosylase family protein encodes MFLHTHPYKPFIFKEATKLIVGTLPPPRFTTGDLKGEDVDFCYGSKNGQLWPILDKIFDLGLRYETTQSAIEQRKSFLLKRKIGVCDIVASAERHKIDASDLGMQNIKLRNVIGYLLEYPKVNTLLFTGGNSKNGPEYFFRKHLKEHDIKYKNLVDEVPRIHEFILLNTGRTIKTVSLTAPSGAANRAIGSLALYKKLKHQNPNFTTFDFRVMQYRPFF; translated from the coding sequence TTGTTTCTCCATACACACCCCTACAAACCGTTTATTTTTAAAGAGGCGACCAAACTCATTGTAGGTACATTGCCACCGCCCCGTTTTACAACGGGCGATTTGAAAGGGGAAGACGTTGATTTTTGCTACGGTAGCAAAAACGGACAGTTATGGCCCATTTTGGATAAAATTTTTGACCTGGGCCTTAGGTATGAAACCACTCAATCGGCAATTGAGCAACGTAAAAGCTTTCTCTTAAAAAGAAAAATAGGGGTTTGCGATATCGTTGCCAGTGCGGAGCGCCATAAAATAGATGCATCTGACCTAGGTATGCAAAACATCAAATTGAGGAATGTTATCGGTTATCTTTTAGAGTATCCCAAGGTAAATACGCTTTTGTTCACAGGTGGTAATAGTAAAAACGGCCCTGAGTATTTTTTTAGAAAGCACCTTAAAGAGCATGATATAAAGTATAAAAACCTTGTTGATGAAGTTCCCAGAATTCATGAGTTTATTCTGTTAAACACCGGAAGAACCATCAAAACAGTTTCCCTTACCGCGCCTTCGGGGGCTGCAAATAGGGCGATAGGGAGTTTAGCCTTGTACAAAAAGCTGAAACACCAAAATCCCAATTTCACGACATTTGATTTTCGGGTCATGCAATACAGGCCATTCTTTTAA
- a CDS encoding 30S ribosomal protein THX, with protein MGKGDKKTRRGKIANKSYGARRPKGIKKKPSVEEKISIKNKK; from the coding sequence ATGGGAAAAGGCGACAAAAAAACAAGACGTGGTAAAATAGCCAATAAATCTTATGGTGCCAGAAGACCTAAGGGCATAAAGAAAAAACCAAGCGTAGAGGAAAAAATTAGCATCAAGAATAAAAAATAA
- the yaaA gene encoding peroxide stress protein YaaA, with protein MKIVISPAKSLNFESKLPTKKYTQPKFMEQSQKLNTVLAKKKPKALSELMSISDNLAQLNWERNQKFSVPFTPENARPAVYAFNGDVYQGLDVYTLEEGKLDKLQNTLRILSGLYGILKPLDLIQPYRLEMGTQLKVGRKKNLYEFWKDDITKSLNSELGDEELFVNLASNEYFGAVDIKQLEVPVITPIFKDWKNDKLKVISFFAKKARGSMVRYIIDSNAKTLDDIKGFDLDDYEFSDAHTLKENEPVFVR; from the coding sequence ATGAAAATTGTTATTTCTCCGGCGAAATCGCTAAACTTTGAAAGTAAGCTACCGACCAAAAAGTATACCCAGCCAAAATTTATGGAGCAATCCCAAAAACTCAATACGGTTTTGGCAAAGAAAAAACCAAAAGCATTATCGGAGTTAATGAGCATTTCCGATAATCTGGCCCAGTTGAACTGGGAACGCAACCAAAAGTTTTCTGTGCCGTTCACACCAGAGAATGCACGGCCGGCCGTATATGCCTTTAACGGTGATGTATATCAAGGGCTGGATGTTTACACGCTCGAAGAAGGGAAATTGGATAAGCTACAGAACACATTGCGTATATTGTCGGGACTCTACGGAATTTTGAAGCCCTTGGACCTAATACAACCCTATCGTTTGGAAATGGGAACGCAGCTTAAAGTTGGTCGTAAAAAAAACCTTTATGAATTTTGGAAAGATGATATCACAAAGAGCCTAAACTCCGAATTGGGGGATGAAGAACTTTTTGTAAACTTGGCAAGTAACGAATACTTTGGTGCGGTTGATATTAAACAATTAGAGGTACCCGTTATAACACCGATTTTTAAGGATTGGAAGAACGATAAATTGAAGGTTATCAGCTTTTTTGCAAAAAAGGCAAGAGGCTCTATGGTAAGGTATATTATAGATTCCAATGCGAAAACCTTAGATGATATCAAAGGATTTGATTTGGACGATTATGAGTTTAGCGATGCACATACGCTCAAAGAAAACGAGCCCGTTTTCGTAAGATAG